The following coding sequences are from one Microtus pennsylvanicus isolate mMicPen1 chromosome 1, mMicPen1.hap1, whole genome shotgun sequence window:
- the Pla1a gene encoding phospholipase A1 member A isoform X1 codes for MPPGLRERCFWLWGLLFWLSLGSSGNIAPTTQPKCTDFQNANLLRGTNLKVQFLLFSSSDPSCGQLVEESNDIQNSEFNVSLGTKLIIHGFRALGTKPSWIDKFIRTLLRATDANVIAVDWVYGSTGNYLFAVENVVKLSLEISRFLSKLLELGVSESSIHIIGVSLGAHVGGMVGHFYKGQLGRITGLDPAGPEYTRASLEERLDAGDARFVEAIHTDTDYLGIRIPVGHVDYFVNGGQDQPGCPTFIHAGYSYLICDHMRAVHLYISALENTCPLMAFPCASYKAFLAGDCLDCFNPFLLSCPRIGLVEQGGVKIEPLPKEVRVYLLTTSTAPYCVHHSLVEFHLKEKRRKDTSIEVTFLSIGTTSSVKITIPREQLEGRGVIAHPDLQCQINQVKLKLQVPSRVWKKDRTAVVGTFCIAPLPVNDSKKTVCISEPVSLQASTPVFQDLKIACA; via the exons GGAACATAGCTCCTACCACCCAGCCGAAGTGCACTGACTTCCAGAACGCCAACCTCCTCCGAGGCACCAACCTCAAAGTCCAGTTTCTTCTCTTTAGCTCTTCGGACCCCAGCTGTGGGCAGCTAGTAGAAGAAAGCAATGACATCCAAAACTCCGAGTTTAACGTCAGTCTGGGAACCAAACTAATTATTCATGGATTCAG GGCATTAGGAACAAAGCCTTCTTGGATTGACAAGTTTATTAGAACTCTCCTTCGGGCCACAGATGCCAACGTGATTGCAGTGGACTGGGTTTACGGCTCTACAGGCAACTACCTCTTTGCTGTGGAGAACGTGGTCAAGCTGAGCCTGGAGATCTCCCGTTTTCTCAGCAAACTTTTG GAGCTGGGTGTGTCTGAGTCCTCAATTCACATCATTGGTGTCAGTCTTGGGGCTCACGTTGGAGGCATGGTGGGACATTTCTACAAAGGCCAGTTGGGACGGATCACAG GTCTAGATCCTGCAGGACCAGAATACACCAGAGCCAGCCTGGAGGAACGCTTGGATGCTGGAGATGCCCGCTTTGTGGAAGCCATTCATACAGACACTGACT ATTTGGGTATCCGGATTCCTGTGGGACACGTGGACTACTTCGTCAATggaggtcaagaccagcctggatgtCCCACGTTTATTCACGCAG GTTACAGTTACCTGATCTGCGATCACATGAGGGCCGTGCATCTCTACATCAGTGCTCTGGAGAACACCTGCCCCCTCATGGCCTTTCCCTGTGCCAGCTACAAGGCCTTCTTGGCTGGAGACTGTCTGgattgctttaacccatttctgctcTCCTGTCCGAGGATTG GACTGGTGGAACAAGGTGGTGTCAAGATCGAGCCACTCCCCAAGGAAGTGAGAGTGTATCTCCTGACTACATCCACGGCCCCATACTGTG TGCATCACAGTCTCGTGGAGTTTCAtttgaaggagaagagaagaaaggacacCAGCATCGAGGTCACCTTTCTTAGCATCGGTACTACTTCCTCCGTCAAGATCACCAT ACCCAGAGAGCAACTTGAAGGGAGAGGAGTCATTGCCCACCCTGACCTGCAGTGCCAGATAAACCAAGTGAAACTCAAGCTCCAAGTTCCCAGCCGGGTTTGGAAGAAAGACAGGACTGCTGTCGTAGGAACTTTCTGCATTGCTCCTCTGCCTGTCAATGACAG CAAGAAGACAGTCTGCATATCTGAGCCAGTGAGTCTGCAAGCAAGCACGCCTGTTTTTCAGGACCTGAAAATAGCCTGTGCGTAG
- the Pla1a gene encoding phospholipase A1 member A isoform X2 yields MPPGLRERCFWLWGLLFWLSLGSSGNIAPTTQPKCTDFQNANLLRGTNLKVQFLLFSSSDPSCGQLVEESNDIQNSEFNVSLGTKLIIHGFRALGTKPSWIDKFIRTLLRATDANVIAVDWVYGSTGNYLFAVENVVKLSLEISRFLSKLLELGVSESSIHIIGVSLGAHVGGMVGHFYKGQLGRITGLDPAGPEYTRASLEERLDAGDARFVEAIHTDTDYLGIRIPVGHVDYFVNGGQDQPGCPTFIHAGYSYLICDHMRAVHLYISALENTCPLMAFPCASYKAFLAGDCLDCFNPFLLSCPRIGLVEQGGVKIEPLPKEVRVYLLTTSTAPYCVHHSLVEFHLKEKRRKDTSIEVTFLSIGTTSSVKITMYTQRAT; encoded by the exons GGAACATAGCTCCTACCACCCAGCCGAAGTGCACTGACTTCCAGAACGCCAACCTCCTCCGAGGCACCAACCTCAAAGTCCAGTTTCTTCTCTTTAGCTCTTCGGACCCCAGCTGTGGGCAGCTAGTAGAAGAAAGCAATGACATCCAAAACTCCGAGTTTAACGTCAGTCTGGGAACCAAACTAATTATTCATGGATTCAG GGCATTAGGAACAAAGCCTTCTTGGATTGACAAGTTTATTAGAACTCTCCTTCGGGCCACAGATGCCAACGTGATTGCAGTGGACTGGGTTTACGGCTCTACAGGCAACTACCTCTTTGCTGTGGAGAACGTGGTCAAGCTGAGCCTGGAGATCTCCCGTTTTCTCAGCAAACTTTTG GAGCTGGGTGTGTCTGAGTCCTCAATTCACATCATTGGTGTCAGTCTTGGGGCTCACGTTGGAGGCATGGTGGGACATTTCTACAAAGGCCAGTTGGGACGGATCACAG GTCTAGATCCTGCAGGACCAGAATACACCAGAGCCAGCCTGGAGGAACGCTTGGATGCTGGAGATGCCCGCTTTGTGGAAGCCATTCATACAGACACTGACT ATTTGGGTATCCGGATTCCTGTGGGACACGTGGACTACTTCGTCAATggaggtcaagaccagcctggatgtCCCACGTTTATTCACGCAG GTTACAGTTACCTGATCTGCGATCACATGAGGGCCGTGCATCTCTACATCAGTGCTCTGGAGAACACCTGCCCCCTCATGGCCTTTCCCTGTGCCAGCTACAAGGCCTTCTTGGCTGGAGACTGTCTGgattgctttaacccatttctgctcTCCTGTCCGAGGATTG GACTGGTGGAACAAGGTGGTGTCAAGATCGAGCCACTCCCCAAGGAAGTGAGAGTGTATCTCCTGACTACATCCACGGCCCCATACTGTG TGCATCACAGTCTCGTGGAGTTTCAtttgaaggagaagagaagaaaggacacCAGCATCGAGGTCACCTTTCTTAGCATCGGTACTACTTCCTCCGTCAAGATCACCATGTAC ACCCAGAGAGCAACTTGA